A genomic window from Halorubrum lacusprofundi ATCC 49239 includes:
- a CDS encoding nitrite/sulfite reductase, with the protein MANKKEDWKSEMYGDEVREKLLEFAETGFESIPEDERDAWFTRFKFWGVFHQRSGQEGYFMMRLTNANGILEPGQLRAIAEVARDYASGPVSNPEFGDSWIDLTTRQSVQLHWIKLEDVPEIWEKLESVGVTTRSSGGDTMRNISGSPVAGKDADEVIDTLPLLERFQEEIRGDDDLCNMPRKFNISISGTPEGGAQDAINDIGLEPAKKEIDSGETLGFNVRVGGGLGGREPRVARPLDVFVTPDEAYDVVRGFVELYHDHGDRQVRAKNRSRFFVDDHGTEWIRDLLDEEYVDADLRTAGEDIRDEYTYNAGRTTEDGKQDYTGVHEQSDGRRYVGLSVPVGRLPAEEAIELADLADEYGSGEVRLTRRQNPIIVDVNSDRVDELLAEPLLAKHRPEPNRFVRGAMACTGTEFCSIALVETKTRMATMLRWLRENVDLPDDVDQLKIHFSGCTADCGQANTADIGLLGMRARKDGEMVEAVDIGVGGGMGEEPSFVDYVQQRVPADEAPGAIRNLIEAFAERRAPGQTFREWADATDTETLAALCEPEETDYVDPSLTDAKQSWYPFAEEGTTAANPEVASSDD; encoded by the coding sequence ATGGCCAACAAAAAGGAGGACTGGAAATCGGAGATGTACGGCGACGAGGTTCGCGAGAAGCTACTGGAGTTCGCGGAGACGGGGTTCGAGTCGATCCCGGAAGACGAGCGGGACGCGTGGTTCACCCGGTTCAAGTTCTGGGGAGTGTTCCACCAGCGCTCGGGCCAAGAGGGCTACTTCATGATGCGGCTGACGAACGCCAACGGGATCTTGGAGCCCGGTCAGCTCCGCGCGATCGCCGAGGTCGCCCGCGACTACGCGTCCGGCCCGGTGTCGAACCCCGAGTTCGGCGACAGCTGGATCGATCTGACGACCCGCCAGTCCGTCCAGCTCCACTGGATCAAACTCGAAGACGTCCCGGAGATCTGGGAGAAGCTCGAATCGGTCGGCGTGACCACCCGGTCGTCGGGCGGCGACACGATGCGGAACATCTCGGGCAGTCCGGTCGCCGGCAAGGACGCCGACGAGGTGATCGACACGCTCCCGCTGCTCGAACGGTTCCAAGAGGAGATCCGCGGCGACGACGACCTCTGTAACATGCCCCGGAAGTTCAACATCAGCATCTCCGGGACGCCCGAGGGCGGCGCGCAGGACGCGATCAACGACATCGGACTCGAACCCGCGAAAAAAGAGATCGACAGCGGGGAGACGCTCGGCTTCAACGTGCGCGTCGGCGGCGGGCTCGGCGGGCGAGAGCCCCGCGTCGCCCGCCCGCTGGACGTGTTCGTGACCCCGGACGAGGCGTACGACGTCGTCCGCGGGTTCGTCGAATTGTACCACGACCACGGCGACCGGCAGGTCCGCGCGAAGAACCGCTCGCGCTTCTTCGTCGACGATCACGGCACCGAGTGGATCCGCGACCTGCTCGACGAGGAGTACGTCGACGCCGATCTGCGGACCGCCGGCGAGGACATCCGCGACGAGTACACGTACAACGCCGGTCGGACCACCGAGGACGGGAAGCAGGACTACACCGGCGTCCACGAGCAGAGCGACGGAAGGCGGTACGTGGGCCTCAGCGTCCCAGTCGGTCGGCTGCCGGCCGAGGAAGCGATCGAGCTCGCCGACCTCGCCGACGAGTACGGCTCCGGCGAGGTCCGGCTCACGCGCCGGCAGAACCCGATCATCGTCGACGTGAACTCCGACCGCGTGGACGAGCTGCTCGCGGAGCCGCTGCTCGCGAAACACCGGCCCGAACCGAACCGGTTCGTCCGCGGGGCGATGGCCTGTACCGGCACCGAGTTCTGCTCGATAGCGCTCGTCGAGACCAAGACCCGAATGGCGACGATGCTCCGCTGGCTCCGCGAGAACGTCGACCTGCCGGACGACGTCGACCAGCTCAAGATCCACTTCTCCGGCTGCACCGCCGACTGCGGACAGGCCAACACGGCGGACATCGGCCTGCTCGGCATGCGAGCGCGGAAGGACGGCGAGATGGTCGAGGCGGTCGACATCGGCGTCGGCGGCGGGATGGGCGAGGAGCCGTCCTTCGTCGACTACGTCCAACAGCGGGTGCCGGCCGACGAGGCCCCCGGAGCGATCCGGAACCTGATCGAGGCGTTCGCGGAGCGCCGGGCGCCGGGCCAGACGTTCCGCGAGTGGGCGGACGCGACCGACACCGAGACGCTCGCGGCGCTGTGCGAGCCCGAGGAGACGGACTACGTCGACCCGTCGCTCACCGACGCGAAGCAGTCGTGGTACCCGTTCGCCGAGGAGGGGACGACGGCGGCGAATCCGGAGGTGGCCTCCTCGGATGACTGA
- a CDS encoding universal stress protein, whose translation MYDEILFPTDGSEASKRTFPHAVSQAEAFDARVHVLYVVNTTYAGVGAGGSKNVNSLRAEGEEVIEEFEQLLRDEDVDVVTRIEEGDPHTKITKYADEETDMIVMGTRGRSGIEKYLLGSVTEKVVRTADVPVFTVRTPE comes from the coding sequence CTGTACGACGAAATTCTGTTTCCGACCGACGGCAGCGAGGCATCGAAACGGACGTTTCCGCACGCGGTGAGTCAGGCGGAGGCCTTCGACGCGCGGGTCCACGTCCTCTACGTCGTGAACACGACGTACGCCGGCGTCGGCGCCGGCGGCAGCAAGAACGTCAACTCCCTCCGCGCCGAGGGCGAGGAGGTGATCGAGGAGTTCGAACAACTGCTCCGCGACGAGGACGTTGATGTGGTCACGCGGATCGAAGAGGGAGACCCCCACACGAAGATCACGAAATACGCCGACGAGGAGACCGACATGATCGTCATGGGGACGCGAGGGCGCAGCGGGATCGAGAAGTACCTGCTCGGCAGCGTCACCGAGAAGGTCGTGCGGACCGCCGACGTGCCCGTGTTCACGGTGCGGACGCCGGAGTAG
- a CDS encoding DUF6360 family protein, whose product MNERITSVTAYTTLDLVDGAALGHDWTENGSGVLNVTASDERPDRVELQFELDGLDVERLPNHADRVDLTPEQARTVAAALTRYADRIEADEGGNADSD is encoded by the coding sequence ATGAACGAGCGGATCACGTCGGTGACCGCGTACACCACGCTGGATCTCGTCGACGGGGCGGCCCTCGGCCACGACTGGACCGAGAACGGGTCGGGCGTGTTGAACGTCACCGCGTCCGACGAGAGACCCGATCGGGTCGAACTGCAGTTCGAGCTCGACGGCCTCGACGTCGAGCGCCTCCCCAACCACGCCGACCGGGTCGACCTCACGCCCGAGCAGGCCCGGACGGTCGCGGCCGCGCTGACGCGGTACGCGGACCGGATCGAAGCGGACGAGGGCGGAAACGCCGACTCCGACTGA
- a CDS encoding amidohydrolase — protein sequence MSALDDDGYRAFRRDLHRNPEPAWREFYTTARIVEELRERDLTDLYVGPDALATDDRMNVPDDEELAEWEQRARDAGADPEIVDHLSGGYTGCVAVAERGPGPVVGLRVDIDALPVTESEDADHVPAAERFRSEREGYMHACGHDAHATMGLGALDAVLDSDFSGTLKVFFQPGEEQVAGGKPMAESGHLDDVDYLYAVHVGLDHPSGEVVCGVDGFLAVRHFLAEFTGEPSHAGARPEQGRNAVQAMAAAVQNLYAIPRHADGPTRVNAGLVGGGTATNVIPEESYIEGELRGATTELAEYMSQHADRILESAAEMHDCEVAVSTKGEAPSATSDDALAGIVGEVAGGVAGVTEIVDRADLGGSEDATYLMQSVQKRGGLACYVGVGTDHPGGHHTSTFDVVEGDIAVGIDVLAGAIRKVAETRP from the coding sequence ATGAGCGCTCTCGACGACGACGGATACCGCGCGTTCCGCCGCGACCTGCACCGCAACCCGGAGCCCGCTTGGCGCGAGTTCTACACTACCGCTCGGATCGTCGAAGAGCTTCGCGAGCGCGACCTCACGGACCTCTACGTCGGCCCTGACGCGCTGGCGACCGACGACCGCATGAACGTCCCCGACGACGAGGAGTTGGCCGAGTGGGAACAACGGGCCCGCGATGCGGGTGCGGACCCGGAGATCGTCGACCATCTTTCGGGCGGATACACCGGCTGCGTCGCGGTTGCCGAGCGCGGCCCCGGCCCCGTAGTCGGACTCCGGGTCGACATCGACGCGCTCCCGGTGACCGAGTCCGAAGACGCCGACCACGTCCCCGCCGCCGAGAGGTTCCGCTCGGAGCGGGAGGGGTACATGCACGCCTGCGGCCACGACGCGCACGCGACGATGGGGCTCGGGGCCCTCGACGCGGTGCTCGACTCCGACTTTTCCGGCACCCTCAAGGTGTTCTTCCAGCCGGGCGAAGAGCAGGTCGCGGGCGGCAAGCCGATGGCGGAGTCGGGCCACCTCGACGACGTAGACTACCTCTACGCGGTCCACGTCGGCTTGGACCATCCCTCCGGTGAGGTCGTCTGCGGCGTCGACGGCTTCCTCGCCGTGCGGCACTTCCTCGCGGAGTTCACCGGTGAGCCGTCTCACGCGGGCGCGCGACCAGAGCAGGGACGAAACGCGGTGCAGGCGATGGCGGCGGCGGTCCAGAACCTCTACGCGATCCCCCGCCACGCCGACGGACCGACCCGTGTGAACGCCGGGCTCGTCGGCGGCGGCACGGCGACGAACGTCATCCCCGAGGAGTCGTATATCGAGGGCGAGCTCCGCGGCGCGACGACCGAACTGGCAGAGTACATGTCCCAGCACGCCGACCGAATACTGGAGTCGGCCGCCGAGATGCACGACTGCGAGGTGGCCGTCTCGACGAAGGGAGAGGCGCCGAGCGCGACGAGCGACGACGCACTCGCCGGGATCGTCGGCGAGGTCGCCGGCGGCGTCGCCGGCGTCACAGAAATCGTCGATCGCGCCGATCTGGGCGGCTCCGAGGACGCCACCTACCTGATGCAGTCGGTCCAGAAGCGCGGGGGACTGGCCTGCTACGTCGGCGTCGGCACCGACCACCCCGGCGGGCACCACACGAGCACGTTCGACGTGGTCGAAGGCGACATCGCGGTCGGGATCGACGTGCTCGCGGGCGCGATCCGAAAGGTCGCCGAGACGCGGCCCTGA
- the arsN2 gene encoding arsenic resistance N-acetyltransferase ArsN2 encodes MSNRTLRLQRADEETIAYVETLLDKNGLPSDDVEPGRNRFYIGYDGDTRVGVGGVERHGTDGLLRSVVIERSARGNRYGTALCEALESKVEADGVERLYLLTTTAAEFFGDCGYVETDRTTAPNAIRQTAEFDELCPVTATCMVKSL; translated from the coding sequence ATGAGTAATCGAACGCTACGGCTTCAGCGAGCCGACGAAGAGACGATAGCCTACGTCGAAACGCTACTGGACAAGAACGGCTTGCCTTCGGATGACGTGGAACCGGGCCGAAATCGGTTCTACATCGGATATGACGGTGACACCCGAGTCGGTGTCGGCGGCGTCGAGAGACACGGGACGGACGGGTTGTTACGGTCTGTCGTTATCGAGCGATCGGCACGGGGGAACCGATACGGAACGGCGCTGTGCGAGGCACTGGAATCGAAGGTCGAAGCCGACGGCGTCGAACGGTTGTACCTGCTCACGACGACTGCGGCCGAATTCTTCGGGGACTGCGGCTACGTAGAGACAGATCGGACGACCGCTCCGAACGCTATTCGTCAAACGGCCGAATTCGACGAGCTCTGTCCCGTAACGGCCACGTGTATGGTGAAATCTCTGTAG
- a CDS encoding geranylgeranyl reductase family protein, giving the protein MSIDEYDVVVAGAGTAGCYAAATIANEGLDVVIVERKDAEEAGHIACGDALKGADTFPEAIPKDRLEPAFTNTGVDHGRFEIPQEDTVLEIPVPGELAVIDRWEYGRRIIAGAEDAGVEFHYDTVINDVIQTGGGRVTGLRAKRKGTPVTYEADLVIDGAGSLSLLQDKADFEGTTFDTNVRYSQFCSAYREIVEVPEPVEWDDALVFKATDRAAGYLWYFPRTATEINAGLGFQMNEEPMQLVEALKRDLRNRPEFEGAEVKDKLGAALPTRRPYDSAVAPGYMAVGDAAGHVNPTTGGGIAGAAYAGKYAGEQAVKAVSDGDVSEENLWRYNTRVMDHFGGRYAGLDVYNVLSTAVDVDDLMGLLASLPGEKLAEALYEGSTSMSFGLKLKAAVKSFGYWGTIRNFYQTKSLADELLDHYGAYPTSPAAMANWTGERDAIMDRIYETTGADAKY; this is encoded by the coding sequence ATGAGCATCGACGAGTACGACGTCGTCGTGGCGGGCGCCGGGACCGCCGGCTGTTACGCGGCCGCGACGATCGCGAACGAGGGGCTCGACGTCGTCATCGTCGAGCGGAAGGACGCGGAGGAGGCCGGCCACATCGCCTGCGGCGACGCGCTGAAGGGGGCCGATACCTTCCCGGAAGCGATCCCGAAAGATCGGCTGGAGCCGGCGTTCACGAACACCGGCGTCGACCACGGGCGCTTCGAGATTCCGCAGGAGGACACCGTCCTCGAGATTCCGGTTCCCGGCGAACTCGCCGTCATCGACCGCTGGGAGTACGGGCGACGGATCATCGCAGGGGCGGAGGACGCCGGGGTCGAGTTCCACTACGACACCGTGATCAACGACGTGATCCAGACCGGCGGCGGTCGGGTCACGGGACTTCGCGCCAAGCGCAAGGGTACCCCGGTCACCTACGAGGCCGACCTCGTCATCGACGGCGCCGGGTCGCTGTCGCTGCTGCAGGACAAGGCGGATTTCGAGGGGACCACCTTCGACACCAACGTCCGGTACTCGCAGTTCTGCTCGGCGTACCGCGAGATCGTCGAGGTGCCGGAGCCGGTCGAGTGGGACGACGCCTTGGTGTTCAAGGCGACCGATCGCGCCGCGGGCTACCTCTGGTACTTCCCGCGAACCGCCACCGAGATCAACGCCGGACTCGGCTTCCAGATGAACGAGGAGCCGATGCAGCTCGTCGAGGCGCTGAAACGCGATCTCCGGAACCGCCCCGAGTTCGAGGGCGCGGAGGTCAAAGACAAGCTCGGCGCCGCGCTCCCCACCCGCCGCCCGTACGACTCGGCGGTCGCGCCGGGATACATGGCGGTCGGCGACGCCGCGGGCCACGTCAACCCGACCACCGGGGGCGGCATCGCCGGCGCGGCGTACGCTGGCAAGTACGCCGGCGAGCAGGCGGTGAAAGCTGTCTCCGACGGCGACGTGAGCGAGGAGAACCTCTGGCGGTACAACACCCGCGTAATGGACCACTTCGGCGGGCGATACGCCGGTCTCGACGTGTACAACGTGCTCTCGACCGCGGTCGACGTCGACGACCTGATGGGACTGCTCGCGTCGCTGCCGGGCGAGAAGCTCGCTGAGGCGCTGTACGAGGGGTCGACCTCGATGTCCTTCGGCCTGAAGCTGAAGGCGGCGGTCAAGAGCTTCGGCTACTGGGGGACGATCCGGAACTTCTACCAGACGAAGTCGCTCGCGGACGAGCTGCTCGACCACTACGGCGCGTACCCCACGAGCCCCGCCGCGATGGCGAACTGGACGGGCGAGCGCGACGCGATCATGGACCGGATCTACGAGACGACCGGCGCGGACGCGAAGTACTGA